Proteins encoded by one window of Candidatus Nitrosocosmicus hydrocola:
- a CDS encoding DUF309 domain-containing protein has translation MNKRYLVYLDNKQKHDPKNYRDTLQKLRLKLQTYSNTEEIRDIRISGNFIELDIGTNQKTIFLDNNQDFLSSIGSVGDVLFIEELTEEKIERSLEETISSAIYLFNMERFWKSHEVLESIWKEASGSAKRLLNGIILVDAAFVHLQKGELEIYFSILRRSLEKFEETPEFLFNINMKLLVQNVENILSEKRAFYFKIFLL, from the coding sequence TTGAATAAGAGATATCTGGTCTATCTGGATAATAAACAGAAACATGATCCTAAGAATTATAGAGACACTCTACAGAAATTACGATTGAAATTGCAAACATATTCTAATACCGAAGAGATACGAGACATTCGTATTTCTGGAAATTTTATTGAATTGGATATAGGAACTAATCAAAAGACAATTTTCCTTGATAACAATCAAGATTTTCTTTCTTCCATTGGTTCGGTAGGCGATGTCTTGTTTATAGAGGAGCTTACTGAAGAAAAGATAGAAAGATCTCTTGAAGAAACTATATCGTCTGCTATATACTTATTCAACATGGAGAGATTTTGGAAATCTCATGAGGTTCTAGAATCTATTTGGAAGGAGGCGTCCGGTTCTGCAAAAAGATTACTAAATGGTATAATATTAGTTGATGCTGCGTTTGTTCATTTGCAAAAGGGTGAATTAGAGATTTATTTTTCTATATTAAGACGTTCTCTAGAGAAATTTGAAGAAACTCCAGAGTTTCTTTTTAACATTAATATGAAATTGCTTGTGCAGAATGTAGAGAATATATTGTCTGAAAAAAGAGCCTTTTACTTTAAGATTTTCTTATTATGA
- a CDS encoding histone family protein, giving the protein MIIDTNSEIALASVHRIIKKFGAERVSDSAADELRKVLELVGENVARQAVELARHAHRKTIKPEDISLASKSILKY; this is encoded by the coding sequence TTGATTATTGACACGAATTCTGAAATAGCATTAGCCTCAGTTCATAGAATTATAAAGAAATTTGGGGCCGAAAGGGTTAGTGATAGTGCGGCCGATGAGTTAAGAAAAGTACTTGAACTTGTAGGAGAAAATGTCGCCAGACAGGCGGTAGAGTTAGCTAGACATGCACATCGTAAAACCATTAAACCCGAAGATATAAGCCTCGCCTCAAAGAGCATACTAAAATACTAA
- a CDS encoding TatD family hydrolase, which translates to MRFVDSHIHLGSSEYHQYYESIFSLIQNTKIQCFCMSEDSSSSYQTIFLKENYLENSNLLQSFVGIHPQFATELVDVDSFHNFFYSKLENIDGIGEIGIDPTYINSESKNSIESQKFIFDKMLMLAEQNQKPISIHSRRSVSEILEILPSYRIKSAVFHWYEGSKKHLKKIIDMNHFVSFGPYILYNKEKQSMLREANLNLVLLETDGPVGYKNCLEDVMTSPSLIVSIQYLVSTIIEKSFKDTSDLLLANAKRFMNGR; encoded by the coding sequence TTGAGGTTTGTTGATTCTCATATTCACTTAGGGTCAAGTGAATATCATCAATATTATGAATCAATTTTTAGTTTGATACAAAACACCAAGATACAGTGTTTTTGTATGTCGGAGGATTCTTCTTCTTCTTATCAAACAATATTTCTAAAAGAAAACTATTTAGAAAATTCTAATCTTTTGCAGTCATTTGTAGGCATACATCCCCAGTTTGCCACGGAGTTGGTAGATGTTGATTCTTTTCATAATTTTTTTTATTCAAAGCTGGAAAATATAGATGGTATAGGTGAAATTGGTATCGACCCTACATACATAAACTCAGAATCAAAGAATTCAATTGAGAGTCAGAAATTTATTTTTGATAAAATGCTAATGCTAGCTGAGCAAAATCAAAAGCCTATTTCCATACATTCAAGAAGATCTGTTAGTGAGATTCTTGAAATATTACCATCTTATCGTATTAAAAGCGCGGTTTTTCATTGGTATGAAGGAAGTAAAAAACACCTTAAAAAAATTATTGATATGAATCATTTCGTCTCATTTGGTCCATATATCTTGTATAACAAAGAAAAGCAAAGCATGTTACGGGAGGCAAATCTTAATTTAGTATTATTGGAAACCGACGGCCCAGTCGGATACAAGAATTGCCTTGAAGATGTAATGACTTCTCCATCATTGATTGTAAGCATCCAATATTTAGTATCTACCATTATTGAAAAGTCCTTCAAAGATACTTCTGATCTGCTACTTGCAAATGCTAAAAGATTCATGAATGGTCGGTAG
- a CDS encoding 30S ribosomal protein S17e, with protein sequence MDRVKKMANELLERYPDKFTSDFNENKETIKNFAIVRSKELRNKIAGFITSNVNRNLAQQNASLSYSDEASEQREEVAE encoded by the coding sequence GTGGACAGAGTCAAAAAGATGGCTAATGAACTACTAGAACGTTATCCTGACAAATTTACGAGTGATTTTAATGAAAATAAAGAGACCATAAAGAATTTTGCTATAGTTAGATCGAAAGAATTGCGAAACAAGATAGCTGGTTTCATAACCTCAAATGTAAACAGAAATTTGGCACAACAAAATGCTTCTCTTTCTTATTCAGATGAGGCTTCAGAACAAAGAGAAGAAGTAGCCGAATAA
- a CDS encoding MoaD/ThiS family protein: MITIDLRGGIRKSVGYPQINLDEEGISIDDMIYSIEKKYDLSQEIKKNEIMVAINGVDSAILGGGQAKIASGDIVTILSVVHGG, translated from the coding sequence TTGATCACAATAGACTTGCGAGGAGGAATTAGAAAATCTGTGGGATATCCCCAAATAAACTTGGATGAAGAGGGAATCAGTATAGATGATATGATATACTCCATAGAAAAAAAATATGATTTGAGCCAGGAAATAAAAAAAAATGAGATTATGGTGGCTATAAACGGCGTTGACTCTGCTATCCTTGGTGGAGGACAAGCCAAAATAGCATCTGGAGATATCGTAACAATATTATCGGTAGTGCATGGTGGTTAG
- a CDS encoding KH domain-containing protein produces the protein MTFEGVFKTIKVSKDRIGSIVGKNGQVKTEIESKCKVYLDVDGETGDVSIKARDKDSLIQSGIFKASEIILAISKGFAPQRAFRLLSDECLLQLIDLREFSGKSLNSLDRIKSRLIGQNGKFRKNLEDFSGSDISIYGHFAGFIGTFDENSLALNAILMICKGSSHKSVYHMLEEHKRKKKLERLELWEKSG, from the coding sequence GTGACTTTTGAGGGTGTCTTTAAAACAATTAAGGTATCGAAAGATCGCATTGGGTCTATTGTCGGAAAAAATGGTCAAGTTAAAACTGAGATTGAATCTAAATGTAAAGTTTATCTGGATGTTGATGGTGAAACCGGTGACGTATCTATCAAAGCAAGAGACAAAGATTCTCTAATCCAGAGCGGTATCTTTAAAGCTTCAGAAATCATCCTAGCTATTTCAAAAGGTTTTGCCCCACAGAGAGCATTTCGACTTTTGTCAGATGAATGCTTACTTCAACTAATAGATCTTCGGGAATTTTCAGGAAAATCGTTGAATTCGTTAGATAGAATAAAATCCAGGCTTATAGGACAAAATGGAAAATTTCGCAAAAACTTGGAAGATTTTTCGGGGTCCGACATTTCAATATATGGTCATTTTGCAGGTTTTATTGGCACATTTGATGAGAACTCTCTGGCCCTAAATGCTATTCTAATGATCTGTAAGGGTAGCTCTCACAAATCTGTTTACCATATGTTAGAGGAGCATAAACGTAAGAAAAAATTAGAACGTTTGGAACTTTGGGAAAAATCTGGATAG
- a CDS encoding UbiX family flavin prenyltransferase, whose translation MVENLKFVIGISGSSGVIYGIRFLQALSKLNIETHLVLSKWARKNIEIETDENIEEILKTASFSYDETNMAAAISSGSFRTNGMVIIPCSMKTMSSIANGYDDNLISRAASVTIKENRRLVIVPRETPLSKIHISNMLKLSEIGVIILPAMPGFYHKPKTVEDLISHIIGKTLDQFEIKNNAFARWGNN comes from the coding sequence ATGGTGGAAAATCTAAAGTTTGTTATAGGAATCAGTGGGAGTTCGGGTGTAATTTATGGTATCAGGTTTTTGCAAGCATTATCCAAGCTAAATATTGAGACCCATTTAGTATTAAGCAAATGGGCGAGGAAAAATATTGAAATCGAAACCGATGAAAATATTGAAGAAATTTTGAAAACTGCTAGCTTTAGCTATGATGAAACCAATATGGCTGCTGCAATATCAAGTGGTTCTTTTAGAACTAATGGAATGGTTATCATCCCATGTAGCATGAAGACAATGTCAAGCATAGCAAATGGATACGATGACAATCTCATCTCAAGGGCTGCCTCAGTAACTATTAAAGAGAATAGAAGACTAGTCATCGTTCCCAGGGAAACACCTTTGTCTAAGATCCATATTTCTAATATGCTGAAACTATCGGAAATAGGCGTTATAATTTTGCCCGCTATGCCAGGTTTTTATCACAAACCAAAAACGGTTGAAGATCTAATATCACATATAATAGGCAAAACGCTTGATCAGTTCGAGATAAAAAATAACGCTTTTGCCAGGTGGGGTAATAATTGA
- a CDS encoding PfkB family carbohydrate kinase has product MLTVFGSVALDTTRTPFETKERIMGGAATFASMSASFFTPVSLIGVIGNDFPSSYYKLLENRLNIEGLVLNSNKKTFFYDSSFDYDLSHRTTNVTELNVIEDFDPIVPEGYVDSKFLYLANNDPDQNIKIIDQFKNPQLIVCDTIEYWIENKKKTVIEMMEKTHGVVINDQEARLLCNTSNLIKCGKQLLSYGPKFAIIKKGEHGVIFFVDDAIIPIPGYPLDSVIDPTGAGDSFAGGFMGYLVANKKGEILNDLTLIKESILMGSVMGTFAIESFGTDKLFEITKLDIMNRYDNYKKMLAI; this is encoded by the coding sequence ATGCTAACAGTATTTGGCTCGGTCGCATTAGATACAACCCGTACACCATTTGAGACGAAAGAACGAATTATGGGTGGTGCTGCAACTTTTGCATCTATGTCGGCATCGTTTTTTACACCTGTTTCACTAATAGGAGTTATCGGTAACGATTTTCCATCTTCTTACTATAAGTTGTTGGAAAATAGATTAAATATAGAGGGCCTTGTGCTTAATAGTAATAAAAAGACCTTTTTTTATGATTCCTCTTTTGATTATGACTTGTCTCATAGAACCACCAATGTCACTGAATTGAATGTAATCGAAGATTTTGACCCTATTGTTCCAGAAGGATATGTTGATTCTAAATTTCTATATTTGGCAAATAACGATCCAGATCAAAATATAAAAATAATTGATCAGTTTAAGAACCCTCAACTAATAGTATGCGACACAATTGAATACTGGATAGAGAACAAAAAGAAAACAGTAATTGAGATGATGGAAAAGACACATGGTGTTGTGATAAATGATCAGGAAGCTAGACTACTTTGCAATACCTCTAATTTGATTAAATGCGGTAAACAGCTCTTATCTTATGGTCCAAAGTTTGCAATCATAAAAAAAGGAGAACACGGTGTTATTTTCTTTGTTGATGATGCCATCATACCTATACCTGGGTATCCCTTAGACTCTGTTATAGATCCAACTGGTGCAGGAGATTCTTTTGCTGGAGGTTTCATGGGTTATCTAGTTGCCAATAAGAAAGGTGAAATACTTAACGATCTGACCTTAATAAAAGAATCAATATTGATGGGCAGCGTCATGGGCACTTTTGCAATAGAATCTTTTGGCACCGACAAGCTGTTTGAAATTACCAAATTGGATATAATGAATAGGTACGACAATTATAAAAAAATGCTCGCAATTTAG
- a CDS encoding anthranilate synthase component II, protein MKILIIDNFDSFVYNISQLVGLLNATPIVVRNNQVSIRTILKMNPDAIVISPGPGHPKYKKDFGICSEVITKLGPSIPILGICLGHQGMVHAFGGKVTRAGDIRHGKTSNIKFNGDSKLFEGVKNPFVATRYHSLVADKATFPKCLRITSTSVDDNEIMSACHEKYLIEGIQFHPESVLTAEGKKILSNFIQMVKK, encoded by the coding sequence ATGAAAATCCTTATAATTGATAATTTTGATTCATTTGTTTATAATATTTCTCAGCTAGTAGGATTATTAAACGCTACACCAATTGTAGTGAGAAATAACCAGGTTAGTATTAGAACCATTCTTAAGATGAATCCAGATGCTATTGTTATTTCCCCAGGTCCTGGTCATCCAAAGTATAAGAAAGATTTTGGTATTTGCAGTGAAGTGATAACCAAGCTTGGACCTTCTATCCCTATTTTGGGTATATGTTTAGGTCATCAGGGTATGGTACATGCGTTTGGTGGAAAGGTTACTAGAGCAGGGGACATTCGACATGGTAAAACCAGTAACATTAAATTTAATGGGGATTCAAAACTATTTGAGGGTGTTAAGAACCCATTTGTTGCTACACGATATCATTCTTTAGTTGCTGACAAAGCTACATTTCCTAAATGCTTAAGAATTACTTCTACATCGGTTGACGATAATGAAATCATGAGCGCATGTCACGAAAAATATTTGATCGAGGGCATTCAATTTCATCCCGAGTCAGTGTTAACGGCTGAGGGAAAAAAAATTTTATCGAACTTTATTCAAATGGTGAAGAAATGA
- the trpD gene encoding anthranilate phosphoribosyltransferase has translation MSHNIKEPTLTKDFHSKEEGQLLHKLILTKLSRREHLNHKEIAEVFRNITEGNCSDIFISAFLMGLVINGINHDEFSGVIDAIRSASIRITPNTIFPLVDNCGTGGDMLNTFNISTAAAIIASSCENIAVAKHGNRSSSGLSGSADLFDYIGYPLDEDNRKSVASSIETMGFGFLFAPVYHPGLKHVSRIRKELGIQTVFNKIGPLCNPCSNLYAQVIGVSDSLMLATIPKIIPMLGLKRAMVVRSEDGMDELSTTGKNTVIHVTWEDGKYGIDTEILDPLSLGIPRVSINEMMVRNKMDSINESLRVIYGLHNNNPREDIVLLNSAAVLIVGNRAKSFDEGMAIARESLVEGRPQKLLKKMIKSIGDPSKLELAEKAL, from the coding sequence ATGAGCCATAATATTAAAGAACCCACACTAACTAAAGATTTTCATTCGAAAGAAGAAGGTCAACTACTCCATAAACTGATCCTGACCAAATTGTCAAGGAGAGAACATCTCAATCACAAAGAAATAGCAGAAGTATTTAGGAACATTACGGAAGGAAACTGCTCTGATATATTTATTTCAGCCTTTTTAATGGGTTTGGTAATAAATGGTATTAACCATGACGAATTCTCGGGTGTGATCGATGCAATAAGGTCCGCTTCGATTCGAATAACTCCCAATACCATATTCCCTTTAGTGGATAATTGTGGGACAGGTGGGGACATGTTAAATACATTTAACATAAGTACAGCCGCAGCGATTATAGCCAGTTCTTGCGAAAATATTGCAGTAGCTAAGCACGGTAACAGATCCTCATCTGGATTAAGTGGTAGCGCAGATTTGTTTGATTATATAGGTTATCCTTTGGATGAAGACAACAGGAAAAGCGTTGCAAGCTCTATTGAAACAATGGGATTTGGATTTTTGTTTGCCCCTGTGTATCACCCAGGGTTAAAACATGTTTCACGTATTCGAAAGGAGTTGGGAATACAAACTGTTTTTAATAAAATTGGGCCATTATGTAATCCTTGTAGTAACTTGTATGCCCAAGTTATCGGAGTCTCTGATTCTTTAATGTTAGCTACTATTCCTAAAATCATTCCTATGCTAGGGCTTAAACGGGCCATGGTCGTGCGATCAGAGGATGGAATGGACGAACTTTCAACCACTGGGAAAAATACAGTTATTCATGTTACCTGGGAGGATGGAAAATATGGCATAGATACTGAAATACTCGATCCTCTTTCACTTGGTATACCTAGAGTATCTATAAATGAGATGATGGTCAGAAATAAAATGGATTCAATTAATGAAAGTTTGCGTGTCATATATGGATTACACAACAATAATCCGCGGGAAGATATCGTTCTACTGAATAGTGCTGCTGTCCTTATAGTAGGAAATCGGGCAAAATCGTTTGATGAGGGAATGGCAATTGCACGTGAGTCCCTTGTGGAGGGACGTCCTCAGAAACTATTGAAAAAAATGATCAAAAGTATTGGAGATCCTAGTAAATTAGAATTGGCTGAAAAGGCACTATAG
- a CDS encoding RlmE family RNA methyltransferase — MKLADAKKDQYRKLAKENSYRSRAVYKLSQINKSYHILKNGMKIVDIGAAPGGWLQLASKLTGNTGLVIGIDLKEIEPIPSVITLKRDVDDRETLPTILEILGGKADLVLSDLAPNVSGLWEIDHLRQIDLTRKALEITKSILRQEGNALYKVFQGEATSEFVADTKKIFSEVILTKPDASRKQSSELYLLCRKYKPTKIYNNYL; from the coding sequence TTGAAACTTGCCGATGCAAAGAAGGATCAATATCGTAAATTAGCTAAAGAGAATAGCTATCGGAGTCGGGCTGTATATAAGCTATCACAAATAAACAAATCCTATCACATATTGAAAAATGGAATGAAAATTGTGGATATAGGAGCAGCACCAGGTGGGTGGTTACAGCTTGCATCAAAACTTACAGGCAACACTGGTTTAGTTATAGGCATAGATCTAAAAGAAATAGAACCCATTCCGAGTGTTATTACGCTTAAAAGGGATGTAGATGACAGAGAAACATTACCCACTATCTTAGAAATTTTAGGAGGGAAGGCAGACTTGGTATTGTCCGATCTTGCTCCAAATGTATCTGGTTTGTGGGAAATAGATCACTTAAGACAAATTGATTTAACTAGAAAGGCACTTGAAATAACCAAAAGCATACTTAGGCAAGAGGGGAATGCATTATACAAAGTGTTTCAGGGCGAGGCTACGTCAGAATTTGTTGCAGATACTAAAAAAATCTTCTCAGAAGTGATTTTAACAAAGCCAGATGCAAGTAGAAAACAGAGTAGTGAATTATATTTATTGTGTAGAAAATATAAACCGACTAAAATCTATAATAATTATTTATGA
- a CDS encoding adenine phosphoribosyltransferase, with protein sequence MQASTNYIQNLIRDYPDFPKQGILFRDITPIFRDVKSFNLISDFFYEKFGNIQIDYIAGIEARGFILATLLGLKFNRGVIMIRKAGKLPGRTLKQDYSIEYGTAVMEMQADSFKKGDKILVADDLLATGGTAEAAAKLIEELGGLVAGFGMIVELSSLGGGNLLQSKGYSVHSMVTY encoded by the coding sequence GTGCAAGCAAGTACGAATTATATTCAAAACTTGATCAGAGATTATCCCGATTTTCCAAAACAAGGGATTTTGTTTAGGGATATCACTCCTATTTTTAGAGATGTAAAATCATTCAATTTGATTAGTGATTTTTTTTATGAAAAATTTGGAAATATTCAAATTGATTACATAGCAGGAATCGAAGCTAGAGGATTTATTCTAGCTACTCTGTTAGGATTAAAATTTAATCGAGGTGTAATAATGATACGAAAGGCAGGAAAATTGCCTGGCAGAACCCTAAAACAGGATTATAGTATTGAGTATGGTACGGCTGTCATGGAGATGCAGGCAGATTCCTTCAAAAAGGGTGACAAGATCTTGGTTGCTGATGACCTTCTTGCCACCGGTGGTACTGCAGAAGCAGCCGCTAAATTAATTGAAGAATTAGGAGGATTAGTAGCTGGATTTGGAATGATTGTAGAGTTGTCGTCACTTGGGGGAGGTAATTTGTTACAATCCAAAGGATACTCTGTTCACTCGATGGTGACTTACTAA
- a CDS encoding S-methyl-5'-thioadenosine phosphorylase codes for MPSQDESVQIAVIGGTGIYDTSLFKEERTLKPQTPYGDTSDVILVGSLGDKKVAFLPRHGKGHRIPPHMINYRANIWALRELGVKRIIAPSAVGSLDYKFKPGDIILPDQFIDLTKRRAYTFYDGPQVCHVSMADPLCSDLRIVAKKCLTDLNIRYHDKGTYICIEGPRFSTRAESHIFKDILHADIIGMTLVPECILARESEICYLSISTITDYDVWADQPVSSKEIIETLQKNVDNTKNLLSKIIPSVTEERTNCSCGHALKDALL; via the coding sequence ATGCCTTCTCAAGATGAGTCAGTTCAAATTGCAGTGATTGGTGGAACTGGAATCTATGATACAAGTTTGTTCAAAGAAGAACGAACGCTAAAACCTCAAACTCCATATGGTGATACTTCTGATGTCATACTAGTAGGCAGTTTGGGGGATAAAAAAGTAGCTTTCCTTCCTAGACATGGTAAAGGGCATAGAATACCACCTCATATGATAAATTACCGTGCTAACATTTGGGCATTAAGAGAATTAGGAGTAAAAAGGATAATTGCACCATCTGCAGTTGGAAGCTTAGATTATAAATTTAAACCAGGAGATATAATACTTCCTGACCAGTTCATTGATTTAACCAAGAGGCGCGCATACACATTCTATGATGGGCCTCAGGTTTGTCATGTTTCAATGGCTGATCCCTTATGTTCTGATCTAAGGATTGTAGCAAAAAAATGCTTGACCGATCTTAATATTCGTTACCATGATAAAGGAACTTATATTTGCATAGAAGGCCCTCGCTTTTCTACCCGAGCAGAGTCTCATATATTTAAAGATATTCTACATGCAGACATAATAGGAATGACTTTGGTACCTGAATGTATTCTCGCAAGAGAATCTGAAATTTGTTACCTATCAATATCAACTATAACTGATTATGATGTTTGGGCTGATCAGCCGGTTTCATCCAAGGAAATTATCGAAACTTTGCAGAAGAATGTTGATAACACCAAGAACCTTCTTTCAAAGATAATTCCTTC